GTGGCCGCCTGGGCCACAGGGCTGTAATTCGATTTGCCCAGCAGCTGCCTGTGCTAAGCAGGCCCACTTGATGTAGCCACGGCTGGCCAGTAATTGGTGAAATTAGCAGGTCGGCAGGGACAGAGGTCAGGTGGTTAACGCTGTAGTGGGGGGCTTTGATGAAGTTAGTCCCAAGGCAGGACCGGGAGCTGGGGTTCGACCTTCTGTGTGACCCAGGGCTCCCCTACCCCCCGGGTAACACGGTTAGGGGGCTTCCAGCTGCTGACTGTCCCCCGGGGTGGGGGGACGGGGCTCCTGGAGGCAGGACCCAGGGAGCCGAGCCTTAAGATGCAGCTGCGAGAGGGCGCAGGGGGCGCTTTGCAAGCCCCTTGGCCTCCTGGAAGAGGCCTTCAGAGGGTCCCCCTAGAGGAGAGCACCCACCTACCCCTCCTTCACACTGCCATGTGCACATGACCCCTGTTTCCAGCTGAGCATTCGGGCAACCCACAGCAATcctccctgcctgcttcccagcGTCTTCTCTGAGCACATCCCACCTTTCTTGCGGTTCCGCCAGCGTGGTGCCCCCTCTGCCACCTTCCTCCctttcacatcacctgctgggcCGGGAagtgggaggcagaagggagTAGAATCTGTCAGGCCCGCCTGGCCACGCCCATGCCTCCCTCCGCCAGCGTGAGGGTCACCCACCACCCTTAAACCCTGAGTCCGGGGGGTCACCTTTTCTGGCTCCccacgacacacacacacacgcacacacacacaaacaggtgCACCTGCCTTTTCTGTTGCTGCCATTGTTTTAAAAGCAGCTCCTCTGGAGTCCAGCGTGCCTGCTGTGGAAACTCGCCTCCCCACCCTGAGATGGCTTAAAAATGATGctttacttcaaaaaaaaaaaaaatccttttttcagGGCTGGCTttcttgtggcacagcacgtgaaGCCACCACTGGTGACGCCATCTTCCCACAGTCAATgcaggttcgtgtcccggctgctccacttcccatccagctccctgctgatagcctagaaaagcagctgcggacggcccaaagccttgggaccctgcacccgtgtgggagacccagaagcagcccttggctcctggctttgggttggctcaactccggccactgcagccacttggggactgaaccactggacagagggtctttctgtctcttcttccaattaaaaaaaaaaaagccttggacCTGTTTTTGGGGCTCCCACTCCCTCCTCGGCCTGTGAGTACCAGTCCTGTGATGAAGGCAGTGAATTCATTCAGGGCCAACCTCCTGAGGCTGTGTGTAGGGTGGAGCTGGGGGATGAGTGGGGGCGAGGCCCCCCATGACCTCATGGTGAGGCCGGGGAGCAAGGTTCTTACACCAGCAGTAGAGTGAGCCCTGAACAGGTTGAAATAATGCAGGTGGTGGACTGGGTCTTGGGATTGGCACAACTACCATGTGAAGATCAACGATGCAACGGGACACTCGAGGACTGGAGCAGAAAGCCTTGTGGGATGGTGGGGATAAGGTGATAGCCATGGGAACAAGAGATTGCAAGGGCACCCCAGGCCCAGAGCCAGCTCATCCCCAATACAGCCAGGCAACGGCAAGGGTGTTCAGTGAACACACTTGGCACATTTATTAACCATCAGGCTGTGTCAGCCAGCGGGCGGTGGCAGTGTTggccgccgggcagccagcacTCACTTGCCATCCACACGTTTGAGCTGCTCCTTGCCGTTGACGGTGACCGACCTGAGCTGCCCGTCTTCCTCCACCTCCACACGCTCCTGTCCGTTCTCCACGATGCGCTTGGTGGTGACCTTGTGGCCGTTGATCATCTCCGTGGACGACATGACCGACTTGAAGCCTGAGCCCCCTGAGCCGGAGCCCCCGAAGGAGGTGGACGAGAAGGTGGTACGGCTGCCCCCACCGCGGCCCAGGGCATCGAAGGACGAGAAGGCCTCCATGAAGGCGGGGAACTCACCGAAGCCAGCCGAGAAGGCCCCTCGCAGGCCATGGCCACGGCCACTGCGCTCACTGCTGAACGGGTTATCCCAGAAGTCAAAGGAGAAGGGGTCCAGGCCGCCGAAGAACTCACGGAAGATGTCCTCAGGGTTGCGGAAGGTGTAGCCCGAGTCGAAGGGGCTGCTGTAAGGGGTGCTGGCCCCGCCACCGCCAGCCCGCCAGCTGTCACAGCCAGCACGGTCGTACACAGAGCGCTTCTTGGAGTCGGACAGCACCTCATAGGCCTCGGACACCTGCTTAAATTTCTTCTCAGCCTCTTCCTTATTGTCGGGGTTCTTGTCGGGGTGCCAGCGCAAGGCCAGCTTGCGGTAGGCCTTCTTGATGTCCTCGGGGGAGGCGCTCGCCTGCACACCCAGCACCTCGTAGTAGTTGGCCATGCCCAGGGGCTGTGCTGGGAGCCACCAGTGGCGGTGGTGGCAACAGCGGTGGTCTAGACGGTGAAATGGGTCCCGCCCGGGGGTCAGGGTGGACACGGCTGGTGGGGGTCCCTGCAGCAGCCCCCTTTACCTTTTCATAGTACCCGCTGTCAGGGACAGGTGGGGCCACCGCTgagagggttgggggaggggaacacTGCCGCGGTGTGGCCAGGCCAAGGTGGGCCCCTtcccagggctggggcctggTTCTTTGTGACATCAGCTGCTGGGCggggcctctccccacccccctctccccacccacccacccacccaaggaTCCCAGGCAGCTCAAGCCAGGCATATGGGCTGGCTCAGGCCCATCAGGCAACTGTGGTCAACCCGGGCTCATGTCAGGGAGATTGGCCAGGCCCCTGAACCTCCTTGGGGGTCCAGGGGCCTGGTGGGCAGCAGAAGTTGGCAGCACTGGCCAGGGCCCTGTGGGATGTATCCATGTAGCCTGATGCTGGGTTGAGAAGGGCTCTGGTCAGACTTGGGTGTGGGTGAGTGTCCCAGAACTCTGCTTTCTCATCCCGGAAGCCTCCTGGCAGTACCTGGGATGGTATCCAGCACACGCTAATGAGCAAGGGCAGTGTGTGTTGAATGAAGGTGAATCAGAGCCATGCTTGGGCCCTGACTCCCTCGGAGGAAGATTCGAACCTGGAGTCACCACAGACTGTAGTGGGTAACAGGTGGCAATACATGTTCTCCCTAAGCCTGGTGAGGGAGTGAGAGGCGGATCCAAAGCTTGGATGAGCAGGAGTTGTGGGTTCCCTGGTGATCTCCCCAAAGAGACAAGTCCTGAGAGGGTCCTTGCACATCATGAGGTTCAGGCTATGATGATGGGGCTATCTGGGAAAGTCCTAAGTCCTTGCCCAGGATCCCCGTAAAAAGTTCAGAGAAGGTGAGGAAAGCTGCAGACGGAGAGCGGAGGGTGAAGCTGGGAGGGTGCCCGCAGCCCTCAGGCACCAGACCACAAGGAAGGACTCTGTCCTACGCGGCCCTGCTGAGCTCTGGCCTCTGCCGTGACAGCGTGGAGGACCATGACCCACATTTCTGCTCGCTGAAGCCACCCGTGTCAGTGTTTAGACACAATGGCCCTGGAAAGTCGATGAGGCATGTGAGGTCACGCCGTATGGCTGGGCATTTGTGCTTCTCTAATTCTTGTCATCCGTGTCTACCTTTACTGTACACCCCTCCAGTTAAGATGGGAGTGGGCTAGACCTCCGTGAGCGGTATCGGTGTGACCTACAGACCCTCGCGTCACAAAGTCGTAGCTAACAGAGcattcctcttccctcctcccatccTTGCCAATTTCCCTCctatttccctttctccttccttcatgccttcccctttcctctctttttaagatttattagcttttcctttgaaagatttacagagagaggagaagcacagatcttccatctgctggtttcactccccaaacggctgcgatggccggtgctgagccaatgcGGAACTGGCAGCTTGGAGcttattccaagtctcccatgtgagtgctgggccCACATGGCTtcagcctcctctgctgccttcccaggccatagcagcgagctggatcagaagcacggcagccaggacttgggtcGTAGGCGGTGATTTAATCTCTTTTGTAGCTCTCCTTTctcaatttctccctctctttctctctctctcactctcccccacccctctctcttcttccagcGCTCATCCATGCTGGGTTCTGGGCACTCCGCAGCCGAAGGCGGGGTAGGGGAGGGGGAATGCTAACAAAACCTGGAGACAAATGCAAGGAGATAGAGGCGTCCCTAAAAAGGGTGACACTTCAGGTTTTTATGATTTCGTCATCAGCACAGCGTGTGAGTGGTTACAACAGACCATGATGTCAAGAGACAAGGGTCCCAGGGGACACGGGAATCCTACCTCCATTCCCCCCAGGTCCAGACTCCCCGCTACTGGCTTCCCGGGGATGCGGGTGGCAACCTTGAGCAAACCCCATGAAGAGTTTCCTGATCGCTGCTGGGGTGCCCAGAAAGCTCTCTGCCCCACACTGACCACCCCCCCATGCTTGGCCTGAGCCCTGCCAGCCCGCGGAGGGGCTCTGCAGGAGGCTGTGATGGAGACAGAGCCATCACTCCCCACGAGGCCCAGGGCTGTTCCAGGCCACAGAGAAGGGATCCCCGCCCTACACAGTAGGAGGACTTTGGGGTTTGGGTCCACCCCATGAGGGAGGGCTCCTCTGAAGATGGAGACCCTGGCAGGCGTAAAGGAAGCTGTGGGCCTTGGAGCTGGGCAGCCGCttggtggcagcaggcagagttgAGGTCCTCTTCCGCGTAGGCTCCAGGCTGGGGTCCAGTGGGATTCTGAGGCGTCTGGGGAGACCAgtgcaggcagcaggagccctCAGGGGAGCAGGTAGAGCAGGTGGCCCAGACCTAGCGCCCCTGCCCCACCGCACTGACTCCTGGGTCACCTTCCCTCTCAGCGCCTCTGTCTCATTCCCCTCTGGGGTGGCGGCACTTTAGCCTCTGGGAACCCCCTGCTGTCTGGGGAGCCAGTCTAGCCTCCTTAGCCTGTGGCTTCTGCTGTCCCAGCCAGCCTGGCTGTGTCTGATCTGAAACTCACCCTGGAGCCAACCCGTCTGAGTCATAGTCTGAGAAGAAATAGACCCTGAGCGAACAGGGGATTGCAGGTGGAATTTGACCCAATGCAgaggaggcccagagagggcagggcatacccaaggtcacacagcagtcCCAGGCAGGCCTCCCCAGCAGGCTGATGGAGGCTGATTAGTATTCTGAGCAGCCAGaggccctctctgtctctgtaattaaTGGAGTGGCTTTTTAAAAGGATTCTAATCAGTCCAGATCCTATCTGCTTATCACTAGCGTTCCTAATTAGATGATCTGGACAGTCACTTGGGTTAATTCCCTCCAGCCCCCTGCAGCCCTGTCCGGTCTGGGGTAGCCACCCCCGCCCCAACCAGGccaccctggccctggccagATGGACACTTCAGGACTTGCTCACCCCTTCAGGGCCATGGTGCTGTAACTGCATTAACTCCAGGATGGATGGGTGACAGCCATGGATGGATGGGCCACTGGATGGACAGAGTGGCAGATGAGTGAGGGTGGACAGCTCTGAAGGCAAAAGAAGAGCAGCTTACACAGAGGCTAAGAACTCACTCACCAATCCATTTGGCTGACCCAGTGGccccggttcaaatcccagcttcaccacttgctaccTGTGTGCTCTTGGGGGAGTCCCTTAGCCCTCATCTGCGAAGTTGGGGTGGTAATTGCACCTGCTGAACAGGATTGCTGGGGAGACagaactgggaaagcaatgatgtGGGAGGTAGACAGACAGTTGAACAAGAGGCCAGATTACCAGATGAGCAAGTGGCAGGTGTAGTACAAGGGTGGGTGAATATGCAAATTGCTCTGCTGCTAGGGGGAAGGCAGGGTGCGAGTAGCTGGACTGTCTTCCAGAGGTGACATGATGACCTCATGCAAGACTGTGGAAGGGACTGAGTCTTCCATGACTTCACACACCtgacgcaccaggatccctcccctctctgacacCTCTGGGAAGGCTCAGGTCCAACCTCCCCAGCCAGCAGGGATGGGTGCTGCTCACTGTGATCCCTTCCTGGTGATCCCAGCCCAGGCACACCCTGACCCTAGGGCCCACATGCTCAGGAGCGGAGCCCTGGCCTCCGATGATAACTGCCTGTGTAGAGGCATTGTTTGTGTCAGTGGGGACCACCAGCCTAGCACTGGCTGCCTGCTCCCCAGTGCCCTAGTCCCCAGCTCGTCCGCTGCCTAGAACAATGCTGGGCAAGACTTTGGTCCTGGGCTCTGACTGTGGCTACTAAGCCTCGAGGAGGAATCTGCCTCCATACCCTCCCTCTACCCTGCCCACATCTGTGAGGCCCTGAAGTGTCTGAGGCAATGGGTTTCCCAGATCCTTCTAGAAAGTCTGTGGAGTAAAGAGCCTAAAGTGTGTTACAGTACTGAGGTCTGCTTGCAAACTTCAGAGAGACTCATTCTCTCACCTGCATatccaccatccatccacccacctgtccatccactcagctatccatccatccatccatcgaCCCATGCATCCATCCCCTCATTCCCCCATACACGCTGGGTGACAGGCAGTCTCTCAGGAGCTGGACAAATCTCCATGTCGCAGAACACAGTACAAAGAACGTTGCCCTCATGGAGCTGACATCCAGTGGGTGAAACACAGTCAACGCAAGGTCAGGAAGTGACGGGTGccgtgaagaaaaacaaaacagcacgAGGGCTGAGTGTGCTGTGACGTCTGCCTCAGGGCAGATGGGTGCCACACACCTGCGCGTGCCTGCCTGGGCCCGCAGTCCATGCACGTTCACACCCATGCACCTGGTCACACGGGCCTGCAGCCCTGCAGCATCCCCAAAGGGGTGGCCCCAGGTGGCCTCCACTGAAGCACTCTGGTGGCATTATGCTCCTCTGCCCTGGTCTCTCCATGGACCTCCCAGGCACACTTGCCCAGAGCCCAGTGAGCCCTGGGTCGACTGAGAAGGGCCTCTGCAACTGGtcatttttcccatttatttatgcattttattcaGACGGCACAGAGACAGATCTACCATCTGCTCAGTTATTCCACAAATCCCTACAGCAACCAGTGcttggccaagccaggagccaggcctggaactCCGAGTCTCCCGTGCCGCGGGGCAGGGTCCCGgatagttgagccatcacttgctgcttcccatgaTGCACAGgaacagaaagctgaatgggaagtagagtcaAGACGTTAAactcaggggcccagcacagtagcccggtggctaaagtccttgtcctgctacaccaggaccccatatggattctgattttaatcccggctgctccacttcccatcctgctccctgcttgtggcctgggaaagcagttgaggatgacccaaagctttgggatactgcacctgcatgggagacctggaagaggcttctggctcctggcttcaggttggcttagcaccagccattgtggcaatttagggagtgaaccagtgggtggaatatctttctttctgtatctccttctctctgtaaatctgactttgcaataaaaataattaaatctttaaaaaaaaaaagactttaaactCGGGGATATGGACAACAGgtgacatgggtggcagaagccatcaaaaactgcctcccaggaggctgcACTTAACCCTTGTGCTGGCTGGAACTACTGCTGGATTTAGCTATGCCGCTCACCTTTGTGCCCCGACACAGGGTACTCTGAAACCTAGGCTGTGGGAGAGGGCACTCcccacacgcatgcacacatggGCACAGGCACACATAGCCGTGGGAGGAGCATGTGGTTGGCACACCACCTGGGCGCAGCCCCTGTCAGAGGGAGGGCCCAGAAGGACTGTCCTCCTGTTACGATGGTACGTTGGACTTGGTATGTTGGGCAGTCCTTCCAAATGAGGTGGCTGGCTCAGGTCACAAAACATCCCAAGGTGATAGTCTACATAAGACCTTCACCGTGAACCCTATTTTCAGAGCACACTGCTCTGGGGTGCAAAGTGAATTCACTTCCTAACTCCCTGGTGGTCCCCTGGTGGTCACTCCTCTGACCCCACAGGAGAGGCAGCAAAGACTGGAAATGCTTTAGTTGTGATCTAGTGGGAGTGGCTACTGGCTCAATGGGGACACAGGCCAGAACAGCCCCCACCATGAGGGGATTCCAGCTCAGGAATCCCACCCTGAGGCCTGCTCGCTGCAGAAGCACCACCCCTCGAGGCACAAGGATGCTCCTTGTAGCCCCTGGTGTGTCCACCTTGGCAAGAAGGAGCAAGTGCGATGTGTGCTCCCAGCACAGTGGCCCTTCACTCCTCAGGAGAACGGGGAATGGGCGGGCAGAGGAAGCCACAGGACACACGCCCCATCACAACACTACAGTAGTGCCCTGCGCTCTGAGGTTTCTGTGTTGGCTCTTTCAATTCCACCGCCATGGTCAAGTGCGGGAGATCGCCCCCGGATCTCTGCCTGCTCAGCCTgtgtgggaggtcataggcacGTGGCACACCATGTCCCCGGGGGGACTCCCTGGCAATGATCTTGGCTCACCCAGATGTCAGCCTGGCCTGATCACTGTCCGCCCAGGTAAGAGCGATGGGCTGTACCCAAGTCTCTCTCCTCTGTTCTTgacgagctgtgctgggacttccttgagaAGAAAGTCAGAACTCAGGTGTGGCCCATGCTACATGCCAGCCTACCTGGTGTATGtacccacagcctacctgccagccgTGGGTGTTGTATATGACCTAGGACAGACATTAATGGAGGGCTAGAGAGGGACAGGCTTTTCAATCTTGGTGCCGGTGCTGGGCGGGAGGACTATTGggagatgcccttctgccttcccccctTCCTTAATATATGTAAGTTTGTGTTTGCATTACAATGAACAGACTGTCAATGGTGGTTCTTCCTGCTGAACACCATCGCCTTACCCCCTCAGTGGTCATGGGTGCCTGCTGGTCAGGAAAGCCCTGAGAGTCAGCCACAGATCAAAATCATTCCATGGAAAACTCCCAAAATAAATAGTCCATGAGCTCTGTTTTGGACACATGATAACATCGCATGCTGCCCCCTCTGCCTCCCCGGACGTGACTCATTGTTGGACTGGCGTGTTCACGCCGGCCAGCCGAGTATATGCTACCTGCCTGGTAGTGCCTGGTGGCTTCCTCAGCTCTCGAACTCACTTGTTGCCATCTGAAAGTTCTTCTGGTCAAGTGGCTCCTTACACTTCGGCcacgtggccatttggggaataagtcagtggattaaagatctttctctataactctgccaaataaatctttttaaagatttgaaaaaatctttttaaggCCAGGCACATTATCCTAGAGGTTAAATCTTCgctttgcatccaccaggatcccatatgagctccagttcgtgttctgtctgctccacttcccatccacctccctacctgtggcctgggaaagcagacgaggatggcccaaagccttgggaccttgttcctgagtgggagatccagaagaagcccctggctcctggctttggatcagctcagctctggccgttgtagccacttgggtagtgaaccaacagacaagatctttctctctgtctccctcctctctgtatatgtctttccaataaaaataagtaataaaatcttttaaaaaaacttttaaaaaagatttatttatctagttgaaaaagttatagagagggacagagaatcttccacctgctagttcactctccaaacgtctgggtgaggccaaagccaggaaccaggtctcccacgtgagtgacagcTACCCCAAACCCTTGGCCgtctttcactgctctcccaggcacattagcagggagctgcatggagcagccaggactcgtactggcactcatatgagatgccagttgtaggcaatggcttaacctgctgtgcacaCCAGTCCCAATGTTACATAATTGAAACCATTTAGAAAGATGGCACAGCCAGTGTTgtagcctgcaatgccaacattccttatgggtaccagttccagtcctggctgctccaacttcccatccaactccctgagaaagcagtggaagatgaatcAAGTGCCTGACtcctgtgcctacatgggagacctgaatggatttcaaggctcctggcttcagtttagcccaACACCAgcaattgtagccacttgggaagtgaaccagtggatggaaaatctctctctctctttctctctcgctcatTCCTTCCCACTCTCTGTCTTATAAGTCTAGGAAAAACAAACAGGAGGCCTCTAGTGCACTCACCCGGAGGAGGAGGGTGCAGACTACAGCGCCAGCAGGAGAGAGgctggtgggaggcagggcagtgAAGCGGCAGAGGGAATGGGCGTGGGGGAAGCCACTGGCGGGACAGGggctgttgctgtgtgtggaacaTCTCTTTTCCCAGGGCCTGAGCAAAGGCAGGAGGGTCCTGGCCAGCAGCCTCTGAAAGCCTGGACCCCAGCCTCATGGCTCCGCCCCCAAGCGGGAGAACCACGCATGTGGCAGGGGAGTGCATTTTCCCAGGGTCACCAGGGGAGCACGGACTGGGCTGAGTGGGCCCTTTGGGAGGACAGATGGGTGGAGTATGGGAGCAGCTGCCCAGGGtctgtcccctctcctctctaGCCCCCATGTGTGGGAGAGATCCTGTTCTGTCCCCTGCAGACCCTGTCCCCACTCCCCAATCTCCATCCTTGCTCCGGCCAGTGCTGTTTGACCAGCTGTGTAAGAGGAGTGGTCTGTGGGGCTCTTCCCGAGTGGGAGCGCAAAGCGAGGAAATACTAAACTCtcctctcacatacacacacagccaggAATACCCCTTGGCACTGCCCAGGCCCTGGCAGCCTTTGGTTCTGGGGAAGAAGGAACAGCAGAAAGGGCAAGCAGTTTTTCCCCAGGCTCCCCATCCCCTGGAGGCATGGAGAGGGCTTGGGGGTTCAGGCTACCCAGTAGGGCTGCCCAGGGAGAGCTGAGGGCAGGAGGTGCCCCAAGCCTGGCCTTGGCACAGAGAGATCTCTCTGCTAgaattccatgcaggtctcccacacaggcacaggggtccaagccctaggaccatcttccactgccttcccttgcacagtagcagggagctgtgtgggggaATTAAaggagctagaactcaaactggcacccatatggggatgcTTTCCTCAcaaagcagaagcttaacttgctatgctacaacagCACCCCCAAAAGTGGATCTTTGCATCCAGAGATGCTGCATATTTTGCCCAACTGTCTTTCGTTCTGCTGTAAaactattctatttattttaatcgTTAAAAGTATTAAACTACATTACAGAACATTTGGAAAAtgggagaaagaagaaggaaaaaaatcatctttcgCATAGATGCCACTGTTTGGAAATACTCGGTGCAAATTCTTTCCATTCAAGTGTCGTAATTACTGCCGTAATTACTGTTGTTTAAGTAGACGGCATGAGGCACATTCTTTTTGTTGCACAACCACCACCATCCCTCTCCAGAATCTGTCCACCTTCCCAAGCTGCAACATTGTCTCTAGTCACCTGgagctctcccccctccccctcctccagcccctgtCATCCCCTGCTTTGCTTTCCTGCTCCGGGATTCTGATCCCCTAGGGACTACTTAAAAGCGGGATCCAGGGGACGCAGCTATGGCTCagatggctaatcctctacctggaagtgccaagattccatatgggtaccagctcatgtcccggctgctccatgtcctatccacttccctgtctgtgg
This Ochotona princeps isolate mOchPri1 chromosome 21, mOchPri1.hap1, whole genome shotgun sequence DNA region includes the following protein-coding sequences:
- the DNAJB8 gene encoding dnaJ homolog subfamily B member 8 — protein: MANYYEVLGVQASASPEDIKKAYRKLALRWHPDKNPDNKEEAEKKFKQVSEAYEVLSDSKKRSVYDRAGCDSWRAGGGGASTPYSSPFDSGYTFRNPEDIFREFFGGLDPFSFDFWDNPFSSERSGRGHGLRGAFSAGFGEFPAFMEAFSSFDALGRGGGSRTTFSSTSFGGSGSGGSGFKSVMSSTEMINGHKVTTKRIVENGQERVEVEEDGQLRSVTVNGKEQLKRVDGK